One window from the genome of Oryza glaberrima chromosome 3, OglaRS2, whole genome shotgun sequence encodes:
- the LOC127768471 gene encoding putative linoleate 9S-lipoxygenase 3 — protein sequence MLGGIIDTITGSSKQSRLKGTVVLMRKNVLDLNDFGATVIDGLGEFLGKGVTCQLISSTAVDPNNGNRGKVGAEASLEQWLTSSLPSLTTGESRFGVTFDWDVDKLGVPGAIIVKNHHSNEFFLKTITLDDVPGRAGAVVFLANSWVYPADKYRYDRVFFANDAYLPSQMPAALKPYRDDELRNLRGDDQQGPYEEHDRVYRYDVYNDLGSPDSGNPRPILGGSPDTPYPRRGRTGRKPTTTDPDSESRLSLVEQIYVPRDERFGHLKMADFLGYSIKAIAEGIVPAIRTYVDTTPGEFDSFQDILDLYEGGLKLPDVPALEELRKRFPLQLVKDLLPAAGDYILKLPMPQIIKQDKEAWRTDEEFAREVLAGVNPMMITRLTEFPPKSSLDPSKFGDHTSTITAAHIGSNLEGLTVQQALDSNRLYILDHHDRFMPFLIDVNGLEGNFIYATRTLFFLRGDGTLAPLAIELSEPMIQGDVTAAKSTVYTPASTGVEAWVWQLAKAYVAVNDSGWHQLISHWLNTHAVMEPFVIATNRQLSVTHPVHKLLSPHYRDTMTINALARQTLINAGGIFEMTVFPGKYALWMSSMVYKNWNFTEQGLPADLIKRGVAVEDATSPYKVRLLIKDYPYAADGLEIWHAIEQWVGEYLAIYYTDDGVLRGDAELQAWWAEVREVGHGDLKGAAWWPRMDAVSELRDACTTIIWIASALHAAVNFGQYPYAGYLPNRPTVSRRRMPEPGTEAYGELGRDPERAFIRTITSQLQTIIGISLIEVLSKHSSDEVYLGQRDTPAWTSDARALEAFRRFSDRLVEIEGKVVGMNGDAGLKNRNGPAEFPYMLLYPNTSDVTGAAAGITAKGIPNSISI from the exons ATGCTGGGAGGGATCATCGACACCATCACGGGGTCGTCGAAGCAGTCGCGGCTCAAGGGCACGGTGGTGCTCATGCGCAAGAACGTCCTCGACCTCAACGACTTCGGCGCCACCGTCATCGACGGCCTCGGCGAGTTCCTCGGCAAGGGCGTCACCTGCCAGCTCATCAgctccaccgccgtcgacccaa ACAACGGCAACCGGGGGAAGGTGGGGGCGGAGGCGAGCCTGGAGCAGTGGCTGACGAGCAGCCTGCCGTCGCTGACGACGGGGGAGTCGCGGTTCGGCGTGACGTTCGACTGGGACGTCGACAAGCTCGGCGTGCCGGGGGCCATCATCGTCAAGAACCACCACAGCAACGAGTTCTTCCTCAAGACCATCACCCTCGACGACGtccccggccgcgccggcgccgtcgtcttcctcgccaaCTCCTGGGTCTACCCCGCCGACAAGTACCGTTACGACCGCGTCTTCTTCGCCAACGAT GCCTACCTGCCGAGCCAGATGCCGGCGGCGCTGAAGCCGTAccgcgacgacgagctccgcaACCTGCGCGGCGACGACCAGCAGGGCCCCTACGAGGAGCACGACCGCGTCTACCGCTACGATGTCTACAACGACCTCGGCTCCCCCGACTCCGGCAACCCTCGCCCCATCCTCGGCGGCTCCCCCGACACCCCCtaccctcgccgcggccgcaccGGCCGCAAACCCACCACCACCG ATCCGGACTCGGAGAGTAGGCTGTCGCTGGTGGAGCAGATCTACGTGCCGCGGGACGAGCGGTTCGGGCACCTGAAGATGGCGGACTTCCTGGGCTACTCGATCAAGGCGATCGCGGAGGGGATCGTGCCGGCGATCCGCACGTACGTGGACACCACCCCCGGCGAGTTCGACTCGTTCCAGGACATCCTCGACCTGTACGAGGGCGGCCTCAAGCTCCCCGATGTCCCCGCGCTGGAGGAGCTCCGCAAGCGATTCCCGCTCCAGCTCGTCAAGgacctcctccccgccgccggcgactatATCCTCAAGCTCCCCATGCCTCAGATTATCAAAC AGGACAAGGAGGCGTGGAGGACAGACGAGGAGTTCGCGCGGGAGGTGCTCGCCGGCGTGAACCCGATGATGATCACGCGTCTCACG GAATTCCCTCCGAAAAGTAGTCTCGATCCTAGCAAGTTCGGCGACCACACCAGCACGATCACGGCGGCGCACATCGGGAGCAACCTCGAGGGCCTCACCGTGCAGCAG GCGCTGGACAGCAACCGGCTGTACATTCTGGACCACCACGACCGGTTCATGCCGTTCCTGATCGACGTCAACGGCCTGGAGGGCAACTTCATCTACGCGACCAGGACGCTCTTCTTCCTGCGAGGGGACGGCACGCTGGCGCCGCTCGCCATCGAGCTGAGCGAGCCTATGATCCAGGGCGACGTCACCGCCGCCAAGAGCACCGTGTACACGCCGGCGTCCACCGGCGTCGAGGCCTGGGTGTGGCAGCTCGCCAAGGCCTACGTCGCCGTCAACGACTCCGGCTGGCACCAACTGATCAGCCACTG GCTGAACACGCACGCTGTGATGGAGCCGTTCGTGATCGCGACGAACCGGCAGCTCAGCGTGACGCACCCGGTGCACAAGCTGCTGAGCCCGCACTACCGCGACACGATGACCATCAACGCCCTGGCGCGGCAGACGCTCATCAACGCCGGCGGCATCTTCGAGATGACCGTCTTCCCCGGCAAGTACGCGCTCTGGATGTCGTCCATGGTGTACAAGAACTGGAACTTCACCGAGCAGGGCCTCCCCGCCGATCTCATCAAAAG GGGAGTGGCGGTGGAGGACGCGACGAGCCCGTACAAGGTGCGGCTGCTGATCAAGGACTACCCGTACGCGGCGGACGGGCTGGAGATCTGGCACGCGATCGAGCAGTGGGTGGGCGAGTACCTGGCGATCTACTACACCGACGACGGCGTGCTCCGAGGCGACGCGGAGCTGCAGGCGTGGTGGGCGGAGGTGCGGGAGGTCGGGCACGGCGACCTCAAGGGCGCGGCGTGGTGGCCCAGGATGGACGCCGTGTCGGAGCTCCGCGACGCGTGCACCACCATCATCTGGATCGCGTCGGCGCTGCACGCGGCGGTCAACTTCGGCCAGTACCCGTACGCCGGTTACCTCCCGAACCGGCCGACGGTGAGCCGGCGGCGGATGCCGGAGCCCGGGACGGAGGCGTACGGCGAGCTGGGGCGCGACCCGGAGCGGGCCTTCATCCGCACCATCACCAGCCAGCTCCAGACCATCATCGGCATCTCGCTGATCGAGGTCCTGTCCAAGCACTCCTCCGACGAGGTGTACCTCGGGCAGCGCGACACGCCGGCGTGGACGTCGGACGCCAGGGCGCTGGAGGCGTTCCGGCGGTTCAGCGACCGGCTGGTGGAGATCGAAGGGAAGGTGGTGGGCATGAACGGCGACGCGGGGCTCAAGAACCGCAATGGCCCAGCCGAGTTCCCATACATGCTGCTCTACCCCAACACCTCCGacgtcaccggcgccgccgccggcatcacCGCCAAGGGCATCCCCAACAGCATCTCGATCTGA